Part of the Ornithorhynchus anatinus isolate Pmale09 chromosome 8, mOrnAna1.pri.v4, whole genome shotgun sequence genome, gaccctgggcaagtcacttcaattctctgttcctcaattatgtcatctctaaaatggggttaagattgggagtcccacgtgggacatggactgtctccaacctgattagcttagttctactctagtgcttagtatagtagctgggacattgtaagtgcttaacaaataccatatatttaaaaaaaaaaaaggctatctTCCCTGAAGCTGCCTTCCTCTTTCTAGAGCTGCAGGTCACCCCAGTAGAGCACCTGGGAGATGGCAGAGGCAGAGCCGAAGAAGGAATCCTCAAAACACCACAGAGCACTGACCTCCAAGGACCTGGTGGCTCCGTCAGTAAAGCAGATGATCCGATATCATATGTTTGTCGAGCCCAGTGAGTTGCAGAACGAGGCCAAATTACTGTCCAGCGGCAACTTCCCAGAAGTCCACAAGAAAATTTTAAACCTGAACACCTGGCAACCTAGAGAGTCTGAGAAGGAGAGGCAGGCGCAGCAGATCGGGGTGCTGAGGGCCGCGGAGGCCCGGAACCGAATCCGTGCTCTGCGGCTGCGCTACGTCCACATGAGGGTGAGCGAATCTGTGAAGGCCCGCAGTGGGCCCACACTGTAGCATAACTGCAGGAAGGCGGGGTGACCTTGGTGGCCAGCAGAGAATTTGGAACCtccatctctgtccctcttccGACCGGGTTCCATCTCAGAGGTGGACcctcacacttttttttaaaatggtacttgttaagtgcttactatatgccaggcactgtactaagcattggggtagatggaatataatcaagttggacgcagtccttgtcccacgtgaggctcacggtctaaatttgagggaggaggattcaatccccattttatagacaagcagtaaaatgacttgcccaatatcacagcaAAAAGTGGtggtgcgggattagaacccaggtcttctgagtcccagaccccggccatgctgcttccctatcaaaGCAAGTAAGAATAGCTGGGGATCCCTGAGATGTGGGCTGATCAGGCGGTCCCAGCTCAAggacattttttaaattattttctaaAATTTCCCAAAGCCACTTGCAAAATGCTGGGACTGTTCTGACATTCAGAGCGACTGGTCAGCTCAAGCACCAGAGAGAGAGTTCAGGAGGGCAACTAACCCAAGATTCCCTCAACCATTCTGGTGCTACTCTCAGAGACAGAAGACCAGGTTGGGTGGACCAGTGGTCAGTCCTCTACACCGAAAGCTTGTTGTGGTAGGAAACTCGTCTTCCAAcactgttgttttatactctcccaaatgtttagtacagtggtctggacatagtaagtgctcagtaaatacactgatgaTAAtagcactgtggcccagtggaaagagcctgggcctggaagtcagaaggacatagattctaaatctggctccgccatttatccgatgtgtgacctcgggcaagtcgcttaacttctctgtgccccagttccttcatctgcaaagtggggattaaggctgtgagccctaagtgggatagggaccttgtccaacacaattatcatcaatctaccccagtgcctggcatatagtaagcacttataaggaaacaccatggcctagtggatcgagcacgagcctcggagtcagaagaccctgggttctaatccctgcttcgccacttttctgccgtgtgaacttaggtgagtcactttacttctctgtgcctcagttaccccatctgcaaaatgggaattaagactgagccccatgtgggacagggactttgtcccgcccaatttgcttataaccaccagtgcttagtacagtgcctggcacatagcaggcatttaacaaatatcacagttattatttttctatgatatctgttaaggtcttcctatgtgccaggcactgtactaagtgctggagtagatacaaggttggtcccaatccctgtcccacgtgggggttcacagtcttaatctccatgaaggaactgaggcacagagaagtgaagtgacttgcccagggtgacacagcagaccagcggcagagctggtattagaacccaggtccttctgacacccaggcccagactctatccactaggccacgctgcttctcactattattattatcattattatgacctcaGGAGTGGTTTGGATCTTGCCTGGCTTCAGGTGGATGGATTAGATGCCTTCTCCGAGTCCTGTCAGGCCTCAGAGCAATTGGTCATTCATGACCAacaaagggggaaggagctgggagggaggaaggaggagtcaAGATGGGGAAAGTACGCTCCATCAATCataacaacacagttggtagaaactatccctgccttcaaggagtctgTAGTCTAACAGAGAAGCTTGCAGTCATGCTGAAAGATTGGGTAAAGCAGGTGTTGGGGCGGCGGGGTCCGGGCAGACAAGAGATGGGGTcacaaaagagaaagaggagacaagGTGGCAACAAGCTCCCAGCATCCCCCCTCTACCTAATCTCCACTTGGGAGCAGCTCGACCAGGACTCAGTTCTGTCAGACGTCGGAACGGTCATTCGTTGGGCACTTAGCAGTACTCCCGGAGGAAGATTTGGCCAATCCCAGCAAGCATCCTCTGTAAATCTTCCCAGAACTCACCACCCACCAGGAGACAGCTAAGAAGGTCAGTGGGCCAGAGGCGCTTGAGAGCAGGAACAGACTAAGGTTTTTCTACCAGGTCAtctcattcctccccacccccatttctcccaggggatgggaggggagagtagaGGCGTGCGCTCTAGGGAGGGAGGCTTGAGAGGTTGGACTGGCAATGACCTGTATCCCCAAGGGTTTTCCCCAACCTACCTCAAACCCACCTTCCAACATGGGTTATACTTTTCACAATTATTACTCATCTTGGAAATGCCAATTCCACTCGACCTAGCTCTCTGGCTCCTGGCAGAGTACAGTGAATGGCCCAGGTTCTCTTCTTTCACTTGCCCCTAGGCTGAAGTTTTCAACACGGTTCCCTGTGGGGAAAACCCTCACACCAGCCGAATTGTGGAAAAGTTTCTTATTTTAGACCACGAAACCTCAAAAAAGATATTTTTCCCCCTCCTTGTCCCAAAAGAAATGATATCATCCTTGGCAAGAGCAGTTACCATGGCACTGAGTTTATTTATGACTCTGAAACTAATAGGCTATAGTTAGCAGCGTTGGACAAGGcctgcctcccctgctctccaacttcttccctccttcctttcttcttcctcctcctcttcctcctcctcccctctcaccccaggCCCTCTGGAGAGCAAGACAGAGCACCTATGGAGGGCACACTTGGTTCTGTCGTTGCGGTAAACAATGACAGCTTTTGCTGATTCTCTAGGACTTGGCAATCCCCAAGCTAAATACGGACAAAGATGTTATTTCCTCAACACAACCAGGGGCTTGGCAGGGTTCTCTCTCAGAACCTATTGAGTGAGGGGTGTGCGTTTGCAACTGGGCTTGTTTGTTTGTGTAAAAGCTAAGGGgggtggcagggaagaggaggagcctgggagctGGGACCAGAGGAGGGACTGGAACAGCTCTAGCTTCACcagacctccctcctctccttctctgccctcctttcGAGCAGCCGTAGCCACCTCCCAGAGGGAGTGCCGAATGGCCCCGGTGGCCCCGAGAGCACAATCAATCTCAGTTTGAACTTTCGGCCCAAACCGCCCACCGAGCTCTGGGTAGTGGTCATTTTTAGCTACGGATATATCACATCTGTCTCCAATTGCATCTATTTCTACATCTATATTTCCTACTCAAACATGACCTTGTTCGGGGTCATATTAGAAGGACAGGCTGAAGCAAGACTTGGACCAAAATCAATTCAGAGGGATTCTGTCTTCCAGTCCCCGGATCCCTCTCCACAGAGAGATTCCCTGGTCCCCTCCATGGCATCAGCCTTCTTCTACCCCAGCTCAGGCAGATCCCAGCCTTGATCTGGGGATCTGATCTGGTGTGTTGCCTGCTGCTGGATTAAATTCTTCAATTGGGAAAGTCTCGTGGGTCAAGGCAGCCATGCACATGATCATTCCCCAAGGAGGGCAgaacctctgcctctcctttcagTCCTGGATCGGACTCCCTTGGAatgttgtgtccttgggcaaggagCCCTGTCAGTGTTTGCTCCAGTTCCATCAGATCCAGGGCAATGAGGTTAGAGCAGGGTAATCTATGGTaatggagtcagggagaggacaggccaCTGAAGTCGTAACAGATAGTTCAGAATTCTAATTTTAGTCATTAGTTACAAGCTCGTCTCCCACCAAGCCTTTCACCAGAACTTTTAATATGTAGGCTAGGTCTACCCTGGAATTCCAGGGGTTTTAGGCCTCCTCTGCAGGGTATAGTTACTCATAAAGAATTCTTCTTCAATGAAGGGTTTCTGAGAGGTAAAGACCAAGaagcagattgagaagcagcatggcctagggggtagagtaggggcctgggagtctgaaagacctggtttctaatgctgcCTAaggccagttgcctgctatgtgaccttgggcaagtctcttctctgtgcctcagttacctcatctgtaaaatggggattaagactgtgggccccaaattGGACAtgaattcaacctgattactttgtatctatcccaggacttagtacagtgccagtcacgtagtaagcacttaaataccattaaaaaagaaaagacaaaagaaGTGGACTACCAAGGATTCTCAGCGTAATGCTAGGTTTTCCTCTTGATTCCTGGAACTACAATTTCCAGAAGCACTCATCGGGGTAGAATAGAAGTTagccccacccctttctcctccccaactTCAAGCTTCTCAGAGGGATGAAGCTTTGCTGGGTATCTGGATGAAAGAGAACCAACTGCAAGAAGACTTTTAATGtgaatttctcctcctctccctgccaatgccctgttccctgcccaatctCTGGAGGAGATACTAATAAACTGTGAAATAGTTGAtatgcaggaggctgggagggaaaggaggggaagcaaGTGACCTGGCTAAACCAAAGCCTGGACGATTGGCCCCTAAATACTTGAGCGTGAGATGGTCACCATCATCAGAGGGGCAGGAGCTCTGCTGAGGTGCTGTGATTCCCGAGCTCTACCTGGCTTACTTAGTTTTCTAGGTTGTTCTTTAATCACAGGCCCAGGAAATCAAGTACCTGATCATCAACCAGGAATCAGCACAGGCTGCTCTGAGGTTGGAGGCGTTACTCCTGCCATATATGAACCCCCAGAAGCTGCCGGACGACTTGGACCAAAATCAGGTCGGTCACCACTAATCTCTCCGCTATGCCCGGGGCCAGTTGACAAAGAGAGGGGCTGAACGGGATGGGAAAAGTTTAGAGGAAATGGGTTCAACAGATGCCATGACCCTCTGGTTCCAAGTGCCGAACAGCCCTCAGCGATACAGGCGGAAGAGCgtgcaggggagaggaaagggaagagttgtCCCAGTCCACAAACAATCTAAAGACTAAAACTCCCAGAATTCATTTTGACCTCCTCTCCCTTTGATCCTTCTTCTTGAATGACTGAGTGTTTCAGAATTGAGTTTCCCTGCACTTCTTTACCCCAGGTGAGAGGActcgggctgggtggggggagggcgggggggagccgaCTGTGGTTAAGGGCTACACAATGAAACTAAGGGTGAGTTGGGTTCATTTCTCCCCCAGAGGGGtggaagttgggggtgggagaagggaagggggtcaAGCCTGTCAGCCATCCATTTCCTTGCTTTACAGAGAAGACGAGTGGAATCCATCCTGGAAGACACCGAGGGCCTTACGTTAATGCGGAGGACCTGAGAGGgggtgtgagagaagaggaagcagaggagagggggagccagGGGATGGAAATGGATGGATGCAATACCCCTTGGCCTTCCCTTCCTTCCAATCCCCACCaacccaactcccactcccttcctcattccctccccctccccatcttagcCATCACCAGCTGATGATAAAGAATCGTTGATCAAGCTGTCTCAGTTTTTCTGGGAAATGTCAACCCACTAgagaattattataatcattaataactttgctatttgttaagtccttactatttgcttacagtactaagcactgggtagaaacaagataatcaggtcggacacagtccctgtccctcataaggctcacaatctaagtaggaggaggaacagatattgattcctcattttacggatgaggaaactgaggcacagaaaagtttagtgacttacccaaggtcacacagcaggcagatggcaggggTCAGAacaatcactcattcagtgggatttattgattgcttactatgtgcagagcactgtactaaccactaagcatcagaactcaggtcctctgactccttgacccatactctttccaggattttttatggtatttgttaaggacttactatgtgccaggggctgtactaagcactggagtagatgcaagataatcagcttggacacagtctctgtcccacatagggctcacagtcttaatccccatttcagagttgaggtaactgagcctcggAGCTTGCTGCCTTTCCCATCTGGTTGGGGCATATTCTCCAGGGCCATCTTTAAGGGATTGCCCCAGGCCCCTTGCCCTACGGGACCCTTCACCTCTCACACTTAGTCTCCTGGGGAGGCACCACCAAACTGGGGAGGATGAGAGGGGTCTCTCACCTGGACCCGAAGCAGGGGCACTCTCGTTTGCCTCGTAAAAGGGCAAACCCCACTAGGAAGCCAAAGCCAAAGCAGTAGGGTGTGTggcctggggaggaagaggctATAGCAGTAAGACCTCAGGATTGCCTGCATATCCGGGAACAACTGCTCATTAAaagtcccctccccccaaacatacacacacacacacacttgctcaATTCATcccatttgagtacttactgtgtgcagagcactataccaagctagggagagcacagtacaaaaaaGTTGctacctccccccttcccccacccctccagggaCGGCCCTGACCTATTCACACCCTTCAGGAAGGTGGGAAGACAGGCTGCTTTATTATCCCAAATGTATGCATCTAGTACTCAAAGATACAATCAAATGGAGACAAATGCTGATCCTGATACACCCTGATCACAGGCATTTTACACTCCCCTGACATTTCTTTGAAAAACCACCCAAACCAGAGTTAGCTCATTATCCCTGACTTAACTATAGCCTTCCAAACCCACTCTGCCTAAGGAAATACCCCCAGAATAGGCATCTCCCCAGCTAATTGGATCTTGGGCTCCTTCCTGTGTAAATAGAGTCTAAATTGCCCCCTGGGGCACCCAGTCTCCTAGCTTTCATAGCAGCCCCCTACCCCCTAGCGTCTGTGGAAGTTGTcttatccatccccctgcctctcgaGACTGTCCCAAGCCCAGACACTATAGATGGAGGTTACTGTTGCTCCAGGTCTCCCCTACATAACTGTAGTGTggcttattttaaaaaaacatttaattCTTTGTTATCCatggacttgttttgtttttgacaaAGTTGCTTGTAAACAGAATTTTAGAAGTTGGAATTTCTTCAGAAGATAAGAAACTTGCTCAGCGAAGTCTGTAAGAGTAACAGATACACCTTTCTGCAGCGttttcagtcagtcttattttctGCCTTGAAACTaagctctttccttccttcctctcttcgctatatccccaaccccctcctttaCTCTGGGGCCTTTGCTAGAGTTGGGCACCATCCAAACCACAATTGTTTGCAGGGCTCCAAAAAAGAAGTGTTGGAAAGCTCTTTCCGCTGGGGAGGAGTGAGTTCACTGTAGTTTCTTTTTATATCCAATGTTGACGGTCACGCAGAGATAGGAAGAAGCAGAGATGGCAGGCAGGCATGGCAGGCAAACTCAACAAATCGGCCACACCAGTAGGATCAAAGGAACGTAGGCAGGGATGACACTACGCTGGATTCTGTGGATGTAGCCATGGCCCTGGTTTCTAGTTTCTGGGTTGCCAAGTCTTTTAGACTCTCTGGAGCTTGCTTTTCCTATCTGCAAATGGATTTAATATTCCCCGTCCCGCCTAACCTTATAGAAgaggttttgttttcttcttttgtggtatttgttaagcacttactatgttccaggcaatgtactaagcactggggtaacaagataagctggacacagtccctgtcccacatagagctcactgtctaaatacccattttacagatgaggaaactgaggcac contains:
- the LKAAEAR1 gene encoding protein LKAAEAR1; its protein translation is MAEAEPKKESSKHHRALTSKDLVAPSVKQMIRYHMFVEPSELQNEAKLLSSGNFPEVHKKILNLNTWQPRESEKERQAQQIGVLRAAEARNRIRALRLRYVHMRAQEIKYLIINQESAQAALRLEALLLPYMNPQKLPDDLDQNQRRRVESILEDTEGLTLMRRT